Proteins co-encoded in one Dasypus novemcinctus isolate mDasNov1 chromosome 6, mDasNov1.1.hap2, whole genome shotgun sequence genomic window:
- the RGR gene encoding RPE-retinal G protein-coupled receptor, producing the protein MAGSGVLPPGFGELEVLAVGTVLLVEGLSGLVLNGLAIISFCKTPELRSPSRLLVLSLALADSGVSLNALVAATSSLLRRWPYGSGGCQAHGFQGFVTALASISSSAAIAWERCHRHCTRRRLAWSTAGCLVLCLWMAAAFWAALPLLGWGLYDYEPLGTCCTLDYSRGDRNFISFLVTLALFNFFLPLLIMLTSYRLMAQKLKRSGHVQVSTALPGRLLLLGWGPYALLYLYAAVADATSLSPRLQMVPALIAKTMPTVNALYYALGRESVHRNA; encoded by the exons GCCTCTCCGGCCTCGTGCTCAACGGCCTGGCCATCATCTCTTTCTGCAAGACCCCCGAGCTGCGCAGCCCGAGCCGCCTGCTGGTGCTGAGCTTGGCCCTGGCCGACAGCGGGGTCAGCCTGAACGCCCTCGTCGCGGCCACGTCCAGCCTCCTCCG GCGCTGGCCCTACGGCTCGGGTGGCTGCCAGGCCCACGGCTTCCAGGGCTTTGTGACCGCTTTGGCCAGCATCTCCAGCAGCGCAGCCATCGCTTGGGAGCGCTGTCACCGCCACTGCACCC GACGGCGCCTGGCATGGAGCACGGCCGGCTGCCTGGTGCTCTGCCTGTGGATGGCGGCCGCCTTCTGGGCAGCGCTGCCCCTTCTGGGCTGGGGCCTCTATGACTACGAGCCGCTGGGGACGTGCTGCACCCTGGACTACTCCAGGGGGGACAG AAACTTCATCAGCTTCCTCGTCACCCTGGCCCTCTTCAACTTCTTCCTGCCGCTCTTGATCATGCTCACGTCCTACCGGCTCATGGCGCAGAAACTCAAGAGGAGCGGCCATGTCCAG gtgagcacagcgCTGCCGGgcaggctgctgctgctgggctggGGCCCCTACGCCCTGCTGTACCTGTATGCGGCCGTCGCCGACGCCACCTCCCTCTCGCCCAGACTGCAGATG GTGCCCGCCCTCATTGCCAAAACAATGCCCACAGTCAACGCCTTGTACTACGCCCTGGGGAGAGAGTCGGTCCACAGGAACGCCTAG